A genomic window from Cardiocondyla obscurior isolate alpha-2009 linkage group LG02, Cobs3.1, whole genome shotgun sequence includes:
- the Trio gene encoding triple functional domain protein isoform X5: protein MDGTRAAEVLPLLQERLAILPGGRDRRGGPVLLFPSTPRRERAKPEDYRRLLQYLFAIPSDEARGLRFTVIVDMRGTTWDSVKPILKVLHEHFHRTVHVTFLIKPENFWQKQRTSLGKQKKYNFEINTISLEALVKVIDPSQLTADLDGSLQYDHAQWIDTRLVVEDFTWQAADLLDRLDDLQEDLSRNDFADDVAGAKHGIDLHNEMKKKIMKVPVEEIEVLGQRLLQRFNNSATATGGEGGSIDNGAASCTDSDGRALATLVIQHLDSVHAAQQHLLQLWHIKKMKLDQCFQLRLFEQDCEKMFDWICHNREAFLATYVEIGRSYQLAKNLQEEHKHFTMSSMNVYVNINKILTMAGKLLETQHYAAGHVRAVAGRLDRAWKEFAAGLDERTAVLSLSVVFHHKAEQYVDNVPGWSQACEISNLPSEIPVLESHIRQHQTLYEAMCQAYTESQDGHNIDSHTGTSGNPAADYSEGASHVLAVIHQILGHHRALEARWHARKVKLHQRLALKLFQEDVKQVLDWLTNHGEVFIRKNTGVGRNLQKARVYQKSHEHFENVAQNTYTNATKLLTAAEELAHTGECAPDEIYAVAQELEAHVSSFAARVEQRRRRLDLAVVFYTHEKELTGWVDELRQELQQDEVAENLETAERLLEQCAQHRSSCMEACASTIAQGEALLQELREATDAPDTTGSISAVESALDRLASLRQELEDLWATKKLRLELCLRLRVFERDALEASGQLEMWAQELQGPPREGSPEQLLRVHNDGVAHMQNTAFQILHRGQELAQVLEEAGVCIMADGQHSAAARVQVLLEFLNERELDAEDLAEMRRVRLEQASQLLQLQTDASHVIKWIRNGESILLASLRIPDDFEDADQLGKEHYHFQLAITNTHASAVQVKHKADALINGNHYDPKSIREVAEDVTKRWQQLVTCAEERHKLITASLNFYKTVDSVRSVLDSLELQYNVDDDWCADGEKAAGIPASITRHQEQKEAFLKACTLVRRTGETFLKYINRSLQFYSYHANSAGSANKVKNILEELVSKENKVLEYWTQRKKRLDQCHQYVLFERSAKQALEWIKETGELYLATHINVGKNRIENEQLLQEHIEFKGAAKETRERVKLLIQLADNLVERGHAHAAAIKQAVAEVDQRYKDFSTRMDCYKTQIEGDLGIQPDEVHRDLSIDRNSDPLLEEKIKGKDLKELNEEKRRSARRKEFIMAELLQTERTYVKDLETCIRCFLDETRSGKGNVPAGLQNRESIIFSNIEEIHQFHSNVFLRELEKYETMPEDVGHCFVVWAPKFDMYVTYCKNKPESNQLLITHSGTWFEELQRKHRVEHPIAAYLIKPVQRITKYQLLLKDLQACCQEGQGEIKEGLEVMLNVPKKANDALHLSLLEGCDVSIDALGDVVLQDSFTVWDPKQLIRKGRDRHIFLFELYLLFTKEVKDSAGKVKYVYKNRLLTSELGVTEHIEGDECKFAVWTGRAPTSDTRVVLRANSMDAKQLWVMRLREVIQETFLGKNMPKSPAKKSSSQRSSRDLEECASLDESVENLDRNSLASFGSTNTTDSDKTGVVEMTWVVADHMAAPGSRELSVTKGQQVEVLENGSTNTGTTAGVTNTGEWTLVRLPLTPGQVEPAAEGLVPTSALKQPPAASCKTSPSRKASTQQQQQPQQQQSHQHHHQQQQSHHHPYHQQQINQAIVQAQQQPTAVSSSTTANTLPPTCGVAGVPPTTQQATSLTALSSAVLSPMLSEDTENAGSDGSGSTSTNSPGNKRRGFSGRKWLPPSLRKLSQGKVEKTNTAVPPASSPPLIGPSLKKSSSDKRFKLPSGVEHNRPGKAAFEVEAEAHEVSKEESEEQQEVDVDVDADVTESDDTAVTSLQEQNGGEDADDDLELPPPMKPITEPILVATANGPSGSAIPSELPGKRSASLSERTTKILDGGATTADLSEIEQIVKERMEQHTENQERHSLMRTPNGKSLSNEEEYCNAAINAIASDESDPESAAIAKRQFVIRELVDTERDYVNDLKQIVEGYMALMRDPDCEIPLPEDLRAGKDKMVFGNIEAIYEWHRDFFLKALERCLERPEELGPLFKRYERKLHMYVVYCQNKPVSEYIVSEHIDTYFEELRQKLGHRLQLCDLLIKPVQRITKYQLLLREALRLTERTQRLSEIEGLRAAAHVMRVIPKAANDMMDVGRLQGFDGKITAQGKLLLHGPLLVSEISNASMRGKEWQVFLFEQNIIFSETVGKKTQFTNPVYIYKAHIQVNKMSLEDSNDDPEKFIIRSTDPRNPGLGFCCSVAEESNGPRRQEWVDTITAILQTQRDFLKAIQSPIAYQKELTKDPLRVTVSGTTTTTSEPVRATMSVPPTLIISGSTNRDKDHRPTQPLQRSQTGGLEHVQPRTPSPTKSRLTFLEGFKNTLRTRSPIRNNSIPQQRGSSSSS, encoded by the exons atgGATGGTACACGAGCGGCAGAAGTGTTGCCATTGCTGCAAGAACGCTTGGCAATACTACCAGGTGGACGAGATCGCAGGGGAGGGCCTGTGCTCTTGTTTCCAAGCACACCGAGACGCGAACGTGCAAAACCCGAGGATTACAGACGTCTCCTACAGTATTTGTTTGCCATCCCAAGTGATGAAGCTAGAGGCCTGCGATTTACCGTAATTGTGGATATGCGTGGTACAACATGGGACTCAGTTAAACCTATTTTAAag GTGTTGCATGAACATTTTCATCGTACAGTTCATGTAACTTTTCTTATTAAACCGGAAAATTTTTGGCAGAAACAAAGAACTTCGTTGGgtaaacagaaaaaatataattttgag atcAATACAATCAGCTTAGAGGCTCTTGTAAAAGTTATAGATCCTTCTCAGCTCACTGCAGATTTAGATGGATCCTTACAATACGATCATGCCCAATGGATTGACACTAGATTGGTTGTAGAAGATTTCACATGGCAGGCAGCAGATCTTCTCGATCGATTAGACGACTTGCAAGAAGATCTCAGTCGAAATGACTTTGCTGACGATGTTGCGGGAGCTAAGCACGGAATCGATCTGCATAAcgagatgaaaaagaaaatcatgaAAGTCCCAGTAGAAGAGATTGAAGTTCTCGGACAACGCCTACTTCAGCGATTTAacaata GTGCAACAGCAACCGGCGGGGAAGGAGGAAGTATCGATAATGGCGCGGCAAGTTGCACAGATTCCGATGGACGGGCACTGGCAACTCTAGTTATTCAGCATTTGGATTCCGTGCACGCTGCTCAACAACATCTATTGCAACTGTGGCACATCAAGAAGATGAAATTGGATCAGTGTTTTCAGCTGCGATTGTTCGAGCAAGATTGTGAAAAGATGTTCGATTGGATTTGTCACAATCGAGAAGCGTTTCTCGCCACTTACGTAGAGATCGGCCGCTCGTATCAATTGGCCAAAAATCTGCAGGAGGAGCATAAACATTTTACAATGAGTTCGATGAACGTTTACGTgaacataaataaaatcctTACAATGGCTGGCAAGTTACTGGAGACGCAGCATTACGCGGCTGGACATGTACGAGCAGTAGCAGGACGTCTAGATCGAGCTTGGAAGGAGTTCGCCGCGGGTCTTGACGAGCGTACCGCAGTACTTAGTTTAAGTGTAGTGTTTCACCATAAAGCGGAACAGTATGTTGATAATGTTCCTGGTTGGAGTCAAGCATGTGAGATTAGTAATCTGCCCAGTGAAATTCCAGTGCTCGAATCTCATATTCGTCAACATCAAACTCTCTACGAAGCTATGTGTCAGGCATATACAGAg AGTCAAGACGGACATAACATCGACAGTCATACTGGCACCAGTGGTAATCCAGCAGCTGATTACAGCGAAGGTGCATCTCACGTATTAGCCGTCATTCATCAAATTCTTGGTCATCATCGAGCATTGGAAGCCCGTTGGCACGCTCGTAAAGTCAAGTTACATCAACGGCTTGCATTAAA gtTATTTCAAGAAGATGTGAAACAAGTTCTTGACTGGCTGACAAACCATGGGGAagtttttattagaaaaaacaCAGGTGTAGGCCGTAATCTGCAGAAAGCACGCGTGTATCAAAAAAGCCACGAACACTTTGAAAACGTTGCTCAG AATACTTACACAAATGCGACTAAACTTTTAACCGCCGCTGAAGAACTTGCTCACACAGGGGAATGCGCTCCTGATGAAATATATGCGGTGGCACAAGAATTGGAGGCTCACGTTAGTAGTTTTGCAGCGAGAGTCGAACAACGGCGCCGTAGATTGGATTTAGCAGTAGTGTTTTATACTCATGAAAAAgag ctcACCGGTTGGGTAGACGAGTTACGTCAGGAACTGCAACAAGATGAAGTTGCAGAAAACTTAGAGACAGCTGAAAGATTATTGGAACAATGCGCGCAGCATAGATCGTCCTGTATGGAGGCATGTGCTTCGACAATAGCCCAGGGAGAAGCTCTGCTACAAGAACTTCGCGAGGCAACCGATGCACCCGACACAACCGGCTCAATATCAGCAGTAGAGTCAGCTTTAGATAGATTAGCGAGCTTGAGGCAAGAATTAGAAGATTTGTGGGCCACCAAAAAACTAAGATTGGAACTATGCCTACGACTACGCGTCTTCGAGCGTGATGCGTTAGAAGCGAGTGGCCAACTGGAAATGTGGGCACAAGAACTGCAAGGTCCGCCACGAGAAGGTTCACCCGAGCAATTGCTGCGCGTGCATAACGACGGAGTCGCTCACATGCAGAATACTGCTTTTCAAATTCTGCACCGTGGTCAAGAATTGGCTCAAGTTTTGGAGGAGGCAGGGGTGTGCATTATGGCTGATGGTCAGCATAGCGCAGCGGCGCGAGTACAGGTGCTTCTTGAGTTTTTAAATGAGAGAGAATTAGACGCGGAGGATCTTGCAGAAATGCGAAGGGTACGACTAGAACAGGCATCTCAATTATTGCAACTACAAACAGACGCTTCTCATGTGATTAAGTGGATACGAAACGGTGAATCGATATTACTAGCCTCACTAAGGATACCAGACGATTTCGAAGACGCCGACCAATTAGGAAAGGAACATTATCATTTTCAACTCGCGATAACAAATACTCATGCGTCCGCCGTGCAAGTAAAGCATAAAGCGGATGCTTTAATAAACGGAAACCATTACGATCCCAAAAGTATCCGAGAAGTCGCCGAGGATGTTACCAAACGATGGCAGCAGTTAGTGACTTGTGCGGAAGAAcgacataaattaattactgccagtttaaatttttacaaaacggTAGATTCGGTACGTTCAGTTCTCGACAGTTTAGAATTGCAATATAATGTGGACGACGATTGGTGCGCTGATGGAGAAAAAGCCGCCGGAATACCGGCGAGCATTACCAGACACCAAGAGCAAAAGGAAGCCTTTTTAAAAGCTTGTACACTGGTACGACGAACTGGTGAAAcattcttaaaatatataaatcgtaGTCTGCAATTTTATAGTTATCATGCTAATAGCGCCGGTTCTGCAAACAaagtcaaaaatattttggaGGAGTTAGTTAGTAAGGAAAATAAAGTGTTAGAATATTGGACGCAGCGAAAGAAACGGTTAGATCAATGTCATCAGTATGTTTTGTTTGAACGTAGCGCGAAGCAGGCTCTCGAATGGATTAAAGAAACCGGAGAATTGTATTTAGCGACACATATTAATGTCGGTAAGAATCGCATTGAGAATGAGCAATTGTTGCAAGAGCATATCGAGTTCAAAGGTGCAGCGAAAGAAACAAGGGAAAGAGTGAAATTATTGATTCAACTCGCTGATAATTTAGTCGAAAGGGGTCATGCACATGCCGCGGCGATCAAGCAAGCCGTTGCCGAAGTTGATCAGCGATACAAAGACTTCAGCACGCGAATGGATTGTTACAAGACACAAATAGAAGGTGATTTAGGTATACAGCCTGACGAGGTACACAGAGATCTGTCTATTGACCGAAATTCGGATCCGTTGCtggaagagaaaattaaaggTAAAGATCTGAAAGAATTAAACGAGGAGAAAAGAAGATCTGCACGAAGAAAAGAGTTTATTATGGCTGAACTCTTGCAAACTGAACGTACGTACGTAAAAGACTTGGAAACTTGCATCCGTTGCTTCTTGGATGAGACACGAAGTGGAAAGGGAAACGTTCCAGCGGGTTTACAAAATCgagaatcaattatttttagcaaCATAGAAGAGATCCATCAGTTTCACAGTAACGTATTTTTACGCGAACTGGAAAAATACGAAACCATGCCAGAAGACGTAGGACATTGTTTTGTAGTGTGG GCACCTAAATTCGACATGTATGTAACTTACTGTAAGAATAAACCTGAGAGCAATCAATTGTTAATAACGCACAGTGGAACGTGGTTTGAGGAATTGCAGAGAAAACATAGAGTAGAACATCCTATCGCTGCATATTTAATCAAACCTGTACAGAGAATTACTAAGTATCAGCTGCTACTAAAGGACTTACag gctTGTTGCCAAGAGGGACAaggcgaaataaaagaaggattAGAAGTGATGTTAAATGTGCCTAAAAAAGCTAACGATGCCTTACACTTAAGTCTACTGGAAGGTTGCGACGTTAGTATAGATGCGCTCGGTGACGTTGTATTACAAGATTCGTTCACAGTATGGGACCCAAAACAGTTAATCAGGAAAGGAAGAGATCGtcacatatttctttttgaattGTATCTTCTTTTTACGAAGGAAGTCAAAGATTCCGCAGGAAAG GTGaaatacgtttataaaaatcgcTTGCTGACCTCGGAGTTGGGCGTGACCGAGCATATCGAAGGCGACGAATGCAAATTCGCGGTATGGACAGGACGGGCACCGACTAGCGACACGCGCGTAGTATTGCGGGCAAATTCAATGGACGCGAAGCAGCTGTGGGTGATGCGGTTACGCGAGGTGATACAGGAGACCTTTTTGGGCAAGAATATGCCCAAGAGCCCGGCTAAAAAGAGCTCCAGTCAACGTTCGAGCAGAGATTTGGAAGAATGCGCATCTTTGGACGAAAGTGTGGAGAATCTTGATAGAAATTCCTTGGCTTCCTTCGGTTCGACTAATACTACTGATTCCGATAAG ACCGGAGTTGTCGAGATGACGTGGGTGGTCGCCGATCATATGGCCGCACCGGGTTCCAGAGAACTCAGCGTAACGAAAGGGCAGCAGGTCGAGGTACTGGAGAACGGTAGCACGAACACCGGTACCACCGCCGGTGTGACAAACACCGGCGAGTGGACCCTGGTTCGTCTGCCGCTCACACCTGGACAAGTTGAGCCGGCTGCGGAGGGTCTGGTCCCTACCAGCGCCCTGAAGCAGCCGCCGGCTGCCTCCTGCAAAACTTCGCCGTCCAGGAAAGCGTCCacgcaacagcagcagcagccgcaACAACAACAGTCGCATCAACATCATCATCAGCAACAGCAGTCACATCATCATCCGTATCATCAGCAACAGATCAATCAAGCAATCGTCCAAGCGCAGCAGCAGCCAACTGCCGTCTCGTCATCGACCACCGCCAATACGTTGCCACCGACCTGCGGTGTCGCCGGCGTCCCGCCGACGACGCAGCAGGCTACCTCGTTGACCGCACTGTCGTCCGCGGTGCTGTCGCCGATGTTGTCGGAAGACACGG aaaaCGCCGGAAGCGACGGCAGCGGATCAACCAGTACAAATTCACCCGGCAATAAGAGGCGGGGTTTCAGCGG ACGGAAATGGCTGCCACCTTCTTTACGCAAACTTAGCCAAGGTAAAGTCGAGAAAACCAATACGGCTGTGCCTCCGGCGTCATCACCTCCTTTGATTGGGCCGTCTTTGAAGAAAAGCAGCTCGgacaaacgttttaaattACCGAGTGGTGTTGAGCACAATCGGCCCGGCAAGGCGGCGTTCGAGGTCGAGGCCGAAGCGCATGAGGTCAGCaaggaagagagcgaggagcAGCAGGAAGTTGACGTTGATGTTGACGCCGACGTTACGGAAAGCGATGATACGGCGGTGACGAGTTTGCAGGAACAGAACGGCGGTGAAGATGCCGATGACGATCTGGAACTTCCTCCTCCGATGAAGCCTATAACTGAACCGATACTTGTTGCTACCGCAAATGGTCCATCAGGCTCCGCAATACCAAGTGAATTACCTGGAAAACGg tCCGCCAGTCTGTCAGAACGTACGACGAAAATACTCGATGGCGGTGCGACAACAGCCGATCTCTCGGAGATCGAACAGATTGTCAAGGAAAGAATG GAGCAGCATACAGAAAATCAGGAAAGGCATAGTCTCATGAGAACTCCTAACGGGAAATCGTTGAGCAACGAAGAGGAATATTGCAACGCGGCTATTAATGCAATCGCTTCCGACGAGTCAGATCCAGAAAGTGCCGCGATTGCAAAGCGACAGTTTGTCATTCGCGAGTTAGTGGATACTGAGAGAGATTACGTCAATGACTTAAAGCAGATAGTTGAAGGCTACATGGCACTAATGCGAGATCCTGACTGCGAAATCCCTTTACCAGAAGATCTGCGCGCTGGGAAAGATAAGATGGTTTTCGGTAACATAGAAGCTATCTATGAGTGGCATAGAGA CTTTTTCCTCAAAGCTTTGGAACGTTGTTTGGAACGTCCTGAAGAGCTAGGACCTCTCTTTAAACGTTACGAGCGGAAGCTGCACATGTACGTGGTGTATTGCCAGAACAAACCCGTTTCGGAGTACATCGTGTCCGAACACATAGATACTTATTTCGAG GAACTTAGGCAAAAACTTGGGCATCGTTTGCAACTCTGCGACTTGCTGATCAAGCCCGTACAAAGGATTACAAAATATCAACTTCTTCTACGGGAGGCACTGCGCCTCACTGAGCGAACTCAAAGGTTATCGGAAATCGAAGGCCTCAGAGCGGCGGCTCATGTCATGCGAGTTATTCCTAAAGCTGCAAACGATATGATGGACGTTGGGAGATTACAAGGTTTCGAT ggtaAAATTACAGCGCAAGGGAAGCTTTTGTTACACGGCCCACTTCTGGTGTCAGAAATATCAAACGCATCGATGAGAGGAAAAGAATGgcaagtttttcttttcgaacaaaatattatcttCAGCGAAACTGTCGGCAAGAAAACGCAGTTCACCAATCCtgtctatatatataaagctCATATTCAG GTAAACAAAATGAGTCTTGAAGATTCGAATGATGATCCAGAGAAATTTATCATTCGGTCAACGGATCCCCGAAATCCCGGGCTAGGATTCTGCTGTAGCGTAGCAGAAGAAAGTAATGGACCGCGCAGGCAGGAGTGGGTAGATACCATCACTGCCATCCTGCAAACTCAGCGCGACTTCCTGAAGGCGATACAATCACCGATTGCCTACCAGAAGGAACTTACCAAAGACCCACT CCGTGTCACCGTCTCCggcaccaccaccaccacgtCTGAACCAGTACGAGCGACCATGTCGGTTCCGCCGACTCTGATCATCTCTGGATCGACGAATCGAGACAAGGACCATAGGCCGACTCAACCGTTGCAACGTTCGCAAACTGGAGGACTGGAGCATGTACAGCCACGTACGCCGAGCCCGACAAAGAGTAGGCTGACTTTCCTGGAAGGATTTAAGAATACTCTACGCACACGCTCGCCGATTCGCAACAATTCCATCCCG CAGCAAAGGggctcttcctcttcttcttga